A single window of Vanessa tameamea isolate UH-Manoa-2023 chromosome 5, ilVanTame1 primary haplotype, whole genome shotgun sequence DNA harbors:
- the LOC113392282 gene encoding surfeit locus protein 6 homolog → MTVQKKSVKNNQLKKELTMELSFLKNVFSVLSIPLQRKDDDDSQMDIEITNESKNQDEKQVTERARNIMELEKKLEKIKSQNNFNLKNKLVKKSLNSKLNKKIKKRERVKLNPNKVKAAAENMEEKETKVKTNVNTAKPIFNNEGKLVFSKFDFAKLGEKDRGNKSKKDPKKLLDDLKQQEDKLQKLAETDSDKAKELKEKVAWKNILQKAEGEKVKDDPTLLKKSIKKMEQKKKVSKKKWEGRIQSVEKKKEDRQQKRKENISKKKKEKKSKIVKAAVKRGRVVI, encoded by the exons atgaccgTGCAAAAgaaatctgtaaaaaataatcagttaaaaaaagaacttaCCATGGAATTAAGTTTTTTGAAAAACGTATTTTCAGTTTTATCCATTCCATTGCAAAGAAAag ATGATGACGATAGTCAAATGGATATTGAAATAACTAATGAATCTAAGAATCAAGATGAAAAACAGGTTACTGAACGAGCTCGTAATATTATGGAgcttgaaaaaaaattggagaaaatcaaatctcaaaataatttcaatcttaaaaataaattagtaaaaaagagtttaaacagtaaattaaataagaaaataaaaaagagagaAAGAGTGAAATTAAATCCAAATAAAGTAAAGGCTGCTGCTGAAAATATGGaagaaaaagaaacaaaagtTAAAACTAATGTAAATACTGCAAAACCTATCTTTAACAATGAAGGGAAATTAGTTTTTTCAAAGTTTGACTTTGCTAAGTTAGGAGAAAAAG acagAGGTAATAAATCAAAGAAGGATCCAAAGAAACTTCTCGACGACTTGAAACAGCAAGAGGACAAGTTACAAAAGTTGGCTGAAACAGATAGTGACAAAGCCAAAgagttaaaagaaaaagttgCATGGAAAAATATCCTTCAAAAAGCTGAGGGTGAAAAAGTAAAAGATGACCCGACTTTGTTGAaaaaatccattaaaaaaatG GAACAAAAAAAGAAAGTGAGTAAAAAGAAGTGGGAAGGTAGAATTCAGAGTGTAGAAAAGAAGAAAGAAGACAGACAGCAGaaacgaaaagaaaatatttcaaagaagaAGAAAGAGAAAAAGTCGAAAATTGTGAAAGCTGCTGTCAAAAGAGGACGAgttgtaatttag